The DNA region CGGAGGCGCACGACCTGCCTCACCTTCCTCCCAtggcgccgcccctcgccgccgccgcggcggccgtatCCTCCTCGTCGCCCCTCTTCTCTCCCTCCTCATCCCGCCCCCTCATCCGCCGTCATGCGCCTCCGAGCTATGTCTCCATGCGGACGCGTGGCCGTTCGCAGCCCGCGGCGacggtgccgccgccggcggccgagTCCTCCGGCAGCCCGCTTCTCGAGGTGCGAGGTCTCACCGCATCCGTGAAGGAGACCGGGCAGCAGATCCTCGCCGGCGTCGACCTCACAATCCGCGAGGGCGAGGTTCGTGTGGACTGGTCATTGGCTTGAAATTATTGGCGGCTTGTGGTGTATTGCTTAATTGGGGCTGCAAGGGATTGACCTTTGTTGGTTTTATGCTTGATTGTTATAGATTCATGCGATCATGGGGAAGAACGGCTCCGGCAAGAGCACCCTCACAAAGGTAAGGTGCTTCTGCTCGATGCACCTATTTCTTCGTGTTATAATTGAAATCATTGAGAAATAGGACAAGTTTCTATGTGCATGCGTTTTTCTTAAACAGGGGAACCCCATTTCCCTTTCATAAACGGAAATCATTTGATACAATCAGAGTGTAAAGATGGCGACAGGAAAGCATAATAGACTCTGAGAGACCTGAGTAGTAGTAGAATCGAATTCGTATCCCCCACTTTTTTCTCCTTTTGGTTGCTTTTACTGTGTAATTAACGTGATTGGCAAACCAGGCACATGCTCCAGCATGTTGCGTTGTGAATGCTTTCTTCTTAATACAAAGATGCGCATTTGTCCTGCGTGTTTGAGGAAAAAAAGACTCTTAAGACTGTGGGGTGGTGTTTATGTTGATGTTTAATATTAAGTATTCTTCTGTTGGAAGTTTAATGGAGACACTACTTTGCTAAGATCAAGGGCTGTGCTGAAATATTTAATGTTACTCATTTCGTCCATTTTAGTTTTGTCTATGTATTTCACCAGCTGTATGCTAGCCTTCTGTAGGAAAATTTGAACAAAAATTTTCTGCAGCTAGTGGTAAGGATGTGCAATATGTAGTAAAATACTACTACTTGTACGTGCTCCATCATTGGTTTACTAAGCTAGCCATGTATGCTTTTTTTAAAATTTGATCAGGAAACACTATGTGAAGAAACTGTTTAGAAATGTGATTGTGCTCTTTACTCTGTTACCTGTGCGATGAATCAACGTTTTCATCTTCGTTTGCAGGTTCTTGTTGGCCATCCGCATTATGAGGTAACTGGTGGCACCATTCTCTTCAAGGGTGAGGACTTGGTTGACATGGAGCCAGAGGAAAGATCTCTCGCAGGCCTTTTTATGAGTTTCCAAGCGCCTATTGAGATTCCTGGCGTGAGCAATTTTGATTTTCTGCTCATGGCAGTCAATGCTCGCAGAGAAAAGAGTGGTC from Panicum hallii strain FIL2 chromosome 9, PHallii_v3.1, whole genome shotgun sequence includes:
- the LOC112875776 gene encoding ABC transporter I family member 6, chloroplastic; the encoded protein is MAPPLAAAAAAVSSSSPLFSPSSSRPLIRRHAPPSYVSMRTRGRSQPAATVPPPAAESSGSPLLEVRGLTASVKETGQQILAGVDLTIREGEIHAIMGKNGSGKSTLTKVLVGHPHYEVTGGTILFKGEDLVDMEPEERSLAGLFMSFQAPIEIPGVSNFDFLLMAVNARREKSGLPALGPLEFYSVVSPKVDDLKMDPKFLDRNVNEGFSGGERKRNEILQLSVIGADLALLDEIDSGLDVDALEDVAIAVNGLLTPQNSVLMITHYQRLLDLIKPSYVHIMENGKIIKTGDSSIATQINEGGFKSIALV